The Microbacter sp. GSS18 genome has a segment encoding these proteins:
- a CDS encoding phosphoglycerate kinase, translating into MALRTLDSLGSLAGKRVIVRVDFNVPLKDGVITDDGRVRAALPTLNHLINQGARVVACSHLGRPDGAPDPKYSLAPVAQRLSELLGKPVAFARDTVGESAHEAVAALEDGDIAVIENLRFNPGETSKDEAARRAFAEQLADLGDALVSDGFGVVHRKQASVYDLAEILPSAAGYLIEKEVDVLDRLTENPERPYTVVLGGSKVSDKLGVIAHLLPRVEKLCVGGGMMFTFLKAQGYEVGKSLLEADQLETVKGYMATAAEKGVELVLPVDAVVAASFAADAEHVTADADKLEDTAFGADGLGLDIGPKTAELFADAIRGSKTVFWNGPMGVFEMEAFAAGTKTVAQALTEVDGLSVVGGGDSAAAVRQLGFPDDAFGHISTGGGASLEFLEGKKLPGLEVLGWQ; encoded by the coding sequence ATGGCTCTGCGCACCCTCGATTCGCTGGGTTCGCTCGCAGGCAAGCGCGTCATCGTCCGTGTCGACTTCAACGTCCCCCTCAAGGACGGCGTCATCACGGACGATGGCCGCGTGCGTGCGGCTCTCCCCACGCTGAACCACCTCATCAACCAGGGCGCGCGCGTCGTCGCGTGCTCGCACCTGGGGCGCCCCGACGGGGCGCCGGACCCGAAGTACAGCCTCGCGCCGGTCGCGCAGCGCCTGTCCGAGCTGCTCGGCAAGCCCGTCGCGTTCGCGCGCGACACCGTGGGCGAGTCGGCTCACGAGGCGGTCGCCGCCCTCGAGGACGGCGACATCGCGGTCATCGAGAACCTGCGGTTCAACCCCGGCGAGACCTCGAAGGACGAGGCGGCGCGCCGCGCGTTCGCCGAGCAGCTCGCCGACCTCGGCGACGCGCTCGTGTCCGACGGATTCGGCGTCGTCCATCGCAAGCAGGCTTCGGTCTACGATCTCGCCGAGATCCTGCCGTCCGCCGCCGGCTACCTCATCGAGAAGGAGGTCGACGTCCTCGACCGCCTCACCGAGAACCCCGAGCGCCCCTATACGGTCGTTCTCGGTGGCTCGAAGGTGTCGGACAAGCTGGGCGTCATCGCGCACCTGCTCCCGCGCGTCGAGAAGCTGTGCGTCGGCGGCGGCATGATGTTCACCTTCCTCAAGGCCCAGGGCTACGAGGTCGGCAAGAGCCTCCTCGAAGCCGACCAGCTCGAGACGGTCAAGGGCTACATGGCCACGGCCGCCGAGAAGGGCGTCGAGCTCGTGCTCCCGGTCGACGCGGTGGTCGCGGCGTCGTTCGCCGCAGACGCCGAGCACGTCACCGCGGATGCCGACAAGCTCGAGGACACCGCCTTCGGCGCGGACGGCCTGGGTCTGGACATCGGCCCCAAGACGGCGGAGCTCTTCGCCGACGCGATCCGCGGTTCGAAGACGGTCTTCTGGAACGGTCCCATGGGCGTGTTCGAGATGGAGGCCTTCGCAGCCGGCACCAAGACGGTCGCGCAGGCGCTCACCGAGGTCGACGGCCTCAGCGTCGTCGGCGGCGGCGACTCCGCCGCGGCGGTGCGCCAGCTCGGGTTCCCGGACGACGCGTTCGGTCACATCTCGACGGGCGGCGGCGCGAGCCTGGAGTTCCTCGAAGGAAAGAAGCTCCCCGGACTGGAGGTCCTCGGATGGCAGTGA